A single Streptomyces sp. 2114.4 DNA region contains:
- a CDS encoding undecaprenyl-diphosphate phosphatase gives MSWFESFVLGLVQGLTEFLPISSSAHLRLTAAFAGWQDPGAAFTAITQIGTEAAVIIYFRKDIGRIISAWARSLFHRELRHDHDAQMGWLVIVGSIPIGVLGITLKDAIEGPFRDLRLIATTLIVMGVVLGIADRLAARDETGGRHRAAKQRKSLTDLSVKDGLLYGICQAMALIPGVSRSGATISGGLLMGYTRESAARYSFLLAIPAVLASGVFELKDAGEGHVSWGPTLFATLIAFVVGYAVIAWFMKFISHKSFMPFVIYRILLGIALFALVAAGTLTPHAGETAG, from the coding sequence ATGTCTTGGTTTGAATCATTCGTCCTCGGACTCGTCCAAGGGCTGACCGAGTTCCTGCCGATCTCCTCCAGTGCGCACCTCCGCCTGACGGCGGCGTTCGCGGGCTGGCAGGACCCCGGTGCGGCGTTCACCGCCATCACCCAGATCGGCACCGAAGCGGCCGTCATCATCTACTTCCGCAAGGACATCGGGCGGATCATCTCGGCCTGGGCGCGCTCCCTCTTCCACCGGGAGCTGCGGCACGATCACGACGCCCAGATGGGCTGGCTGGTGATCGTGGGCTCGATCCCGATCGGCGTCCTGGGCATCACGCTCAAGGACGCCATCGAGGGCCCGTTCCGCGATCTGCGGCTGATCGCCACCACCCTCATCGTGATGGGTGTGGTCCTCGGCATCGCCGACCGCTTGGCCGCGCGCGACGAGACCGGTGGCCGGCACCGGGCCGCCAAGCAGCGCAAGTCCCTCACGGATCTCAGCGTCAAGGACGGCCTGCTGTACGGCATCTGCCAGGCCATGGCGCTCATTCCCGGCGTCTCCCGCTCGGGCGCCACGATCAGCGGCGGCCTCCTGATGGGCTACACCCGTGAATCCGCGGCCCGCTACTCCTTCCTGCTCGCCATCCCGGCGGTCTTGGCCTCCGGCGTCTTCGAACTCAAGGACGCGGGCGAGGGCCACGTCTCCTGGGGCCCCACCCTCTTCGCCACGCTCATCGCCTTCGTCGTCGGCTACGCCGTCATCGCGTGGTTCATGAAGTTCATCTCCCACAAGTCCTTCATGCCGTTCGTCATCTACCGCATCCTCCTGGGCATAGCCCTGTTCGCCCTGGTCGCGGCGGGGACCCTGACGCCGCACGCGGGCGAGACGGCGGGCTGA
- a CDS encoding TVP38/TMEM64 family protein — translation MSPPAAAPAGLAARCTRVLLSPRSRLVLLLALLACGAAVTLWWQPQHLLTGARPAGPSGPAALALFALAYGACTSAFVPRPVLNLAAGALFGSQAGLATALAGTVLSAALTFGLGRLLGQDALRPLLHARWLTAVDRQLSEHGFRSMLVIRLFPGLPFCAMNYCAGISRMGWGAYLAATALGSIPNTAAYAVAGARASTPTSPVFLAAMGFIAVSALGALVVAWCKRKALRGG, via the coding sequence GTGTCCCCACCCGCCGCAGCGCCCGCCGGCCTCGCCGCGCGCTGCACGCGCGTGCTGTTGTCTCCCCGGTCCCGGCTGGTCCTGCTGCTCGCCCTGCTGGCCTGCGGCGCGGCCGTGACGCTCTGGTGGCAGCCGCAGCATCTGCTGACCGGCGCCCGCCCCGCCGGGCCGTCCGGCCCTGCCGCCCTGGCGCTCTTCGCCCTGGCATACGGCGCGTGCACCAGCGCCTTCGTCCCGCGCCCGGTCCTCAATCTCGCGGCGGGGGCCCTCTTCGGCAGCCAGGCCGGGCTGGCCACCGCACTGGCCGGCACGGTGCTGAGTGCCGCGCTGACGTTCGGGCTCGGCCGGCTGCTCGGACAGGACGCCCTGCGCCCGTTGTTGCACGCCCGCTGGCTGACGGCCGTCGACCGGCAGTTGAGCGAGCACGGCTTCCGCTCGATGCTGGTGATCCGGCTCTTCCCCGGCCTGCCGTTCTGCGCCATGAACTACTGCGCCGGCATCTCCCGTATGGGCTGGGGCGCCTACCTGGCCGCCACGGCACTCGGCAGCATCCCGAACACCGCGGCCTACGCCGTGGCCGGCGCGCGGGCTTCGACGCCCACCTCACCGGTGTTCCTCGCGGCCATGGGCTTCATCGCGGTCAGCGCTCTGGGGGCGCTGGTGGTGGCGTGGTGCAAACGCAAGGCGCTGCGCGGGGGCTGA